One Burkholderia sp. WP9 genomic window, GGACCGGATGGTACAGCAAGAGCTGGACGCGGCCCTGCGTGCGCAGCGGCAAATGTCCACGTCGATCGTCGACAACATGGCGGAAGTGATCGCCAGCGACCTCGCGATGTCTCGGGCCATCCCCGCGACCATGGCCGAAATGGACGTGGTCCAGCGCGCTCTGGTGCAATCCCAGAATTATGCCGTGAACGACCAAACGACGGAACCCGCCCTGCGCGCCGCGCTGCTAAAAGACGCGAAGATGACCGCCGTCAGCAACTTCCTGCACGACGCACAAGGTTTCTCCGGACTCGACCAGATCTGGCTCGTCAATTCAAACGGCATCTGCGTCGCCTCCAGCAACTCGATCAACAACCCGTTCGCGGCCGAGCGCTCGTTCGTCGGCACCGACATGCGCGTGCGCGGCTACCTGACGAACGCGCTGCTCGGCGCTTTCTCCGAAGCCTATGGCGTGGGACGCTCGAGCGGCGAGCCCGGCATTTTCATTGCCGCGCCGGCTTATGCGGACGGTCTGCTGGTCGGCGTGGTCGTCGCCAAGGTTGGGATCGCGCGGCTGCGCCACTGGGTCGCGCATGCCGGCACCTTCGTCACCGACGACAACGGCGTCATCATCATGGCGCACAACAGCGCGCTCGAAGGCCGCGCGTTGCCGAACTCACGCGTCGCGCAGATGAGTCCCGCCGAGCGCAAGACCATCTATCTGCGCGACAGCTTCCCCGACATCCAGATCAGGGTGGACGCCCAGGTGCGCGAACAGGCGCCGTGGGTGCCGTCCGCCGTGGCCGGACAACTGTTCGGCATGTCCGAGCGCCCCGTGCCGTCGCTCTATCAGGCGCGCGGCGGCCTGAACTCCGGGCTGTCGGCGCATCTGGTCGATCCGCTCGCGGCCTGGCCGGAACTGCTGCGCAATCACAAGCGCGATCATTTGCTGGTGTTCCTCACGCTGGCCGGCACGGTCGCGCTGGCGTGGGTCATCACGGTGTCGTACGTGCGCGAGCGGCGCCACCATCGCGCGACCCGCGATCTTGCCGAACAATTGCAATCCGCCAACACGCTGCTTTCGGCCGAGGCCCGTCACGACGTGCTGACCGGCGCGCTGTCGCGGCGCTACTTCCTCGACTTGCTGCGTCATGAGATCGAGCGCGCGCACGTGAGCAACGAGCCGTTGTGCATGGCGATCGCCGACCTCGACCACTTCAAGCAGATCAACGACCGCTTCGGCCACGCAGCCGGCGACCGTGCGCTGGAGCATTTCGTCGACACCTGCCGCGCCGAGTTGCGCGGCGCCGATGCGATCGGCCGGCTGGGCGGCGAAGAGTTCGGCCTGCTGTTGCCGGCCACGGATCTGGCCGGCGGACGCGAAGTCGTCGAGCGCCTGCGGCTGCGCCTGAAAGCAATGCCTTCGCCGAAGTTGCCCGCTTCCGTGGGCTTGAGCGTGAGCATCGGCATCACCGAACTCTCGCCCGACGATCTGCCCGAGCGCATCATGAGCCGCGCCGACACGGCCCTCTACGCGGCAAAATCGGGCGGTCGCGACCGCACCGAAGCCTTGCCGCCCGACGACACCGCGCCGCCCGCCCGCACCGTGGCCAACGTCTGGTAACGCGCTCGCCGACGGCCGCCGGCGCCTCGGCCAGTACGCAAGAAACTGACTCAACGCAAGATCCGCCTTCGGGCGTCTCGTAGTGAAGCAGGTATGATCGACCTTGATATCGAGGTTGCCGCTACCGCTCTTACGGAGATTCGCATG contains:
- a CDS encoding sensor domain-containing diguanylate cyclase, producing the protein MNRTTLRQATGPVSFMLIVLVCWFVAGMVADRMVQQELDAALRAQRQMSTSIVDNMAEVIASDLAMSRAIPATMAEMDVVQRALVQSQNYAVNDQTTEPALRAALLKDAKMTAVSNFLHDAQGFSGLDQIWLVNSNGICVASSNSINNPFAAERSFVGTDMRVRGYLTNALLGAFSEAYGVGRSSGEPGIFIAAPAYADGLLVGVVVAKVGIARLRHWVAHAGTFVTDDNGVIIMAHNSALEGRALPNSRVAQMSPAERKTIYLRDSFPDIQIRVDAQVREQAPWVPSAVAGQLFGMSERPVPSLYQARGGLNSGLSAHLVDPLAAWPELLRNHKRDHLLVFLTLAGTVALAWVITVSYVRERRHHRATRDLAEQLQSANTLLSAEARHDVLTGALSRRYFLDLLRHEIERAHVSNEPLCMAIADLDHFKQINDRFGHAAGDRALEHFVDTCRAELRGADAIGRLGGEEFGLLLPATDLAGGREVVERLRLRLKAMPSPKLPASVGLSVSIGITELSPDDLPERIMSRADTALYAAKSGGRDRTEALPPDDTAPPARTVANVW